In Streptomyces sp. NBC_00569, a single genomic region encodes these proteins:
- a CDS encoding adenosine deaminase produces the protein MSLASLPKAELHLHIEGTLEPELAFELAARNGVDLPFADTEALRKAYLFEDLQSFLDLYYGLMAVLRTEEDFEQLADAYLVRAAEQGVRHAEIFFDPQAHTARGVPIGTVVEGLSAALSKSVERHGVSTRLIMCFLRDRSAESAMQTLESAKPYLDRIVGVGLDSAEVGNPASKFREVYEAAGALGLRKVAHAGEEGDPSYVWEALDVLGVERIDHGLRCVEDPALVERLVRDRVPLTLCPLSNVRLRAIDVLEDHPLPRMMDAGLLCTVNSDDPSYFGGYVGDTFHAVHEALALDHERLRELARNSFVASFLDDDEELRSRYLAEVDAFAFDD, from the coding sequence ATGTCCCTCGCCTCGCTCCCCAAAGCCGAACTCCACCTGCACATCGAAGGCACCCTCGAACCCGAGCTCGCCTTCGAGCTCGCGGCCCGCAACGGCGTCGACCTGCCGTTCGCCGACACCGAGGCCCTCCGCAAGGCCTACCTCTTCGAAGACCTGCAGTCCTTCCTCGACCTGTACTACGGCCTGATGGCGGTCCTGCGGACCGAGGAGGACTTCGAGCAGCTCGCCGACGCCTATCTCGTGCGCGCCGCCGAGCAGGGCGTGCGGCACGCCGAGATCTTCTTCGACCCGCAGGCCCACACCGCCCGCGGCGTGCCGATCGGGACCGTCGTCGAGGGCCTGAGCGCCGCCCTGTCGAAGAGTGTGGAGCGCCACGGCGTCTCCACCCGGCTCATCATGTGCTTCCTGCGCGACCGGTCCGCCGAGTCGGCGATGCAGACCCTGGAGTCCGCGAAGCCCTACCTCGACCGGATCGTGGGCGTCGGCCTCGACTCCGCCGAGGTCGGCAACCCCGCCTCCAAGTTCCGTGAGGTGTACGAGGCCGCGGGCGCGCTCGGGCTGCGCAAGGTCGCCCACGCGGGCGAGGAGGGCGACCCCTCGTACGTGTGGGAGGCGCTCGACGTGCTCGGCGTCGAGCGCATCGACCACGGGCTGCGCTGCGTCGAGGACCCGGCGCTCGTCGAGCGGCTCGTGCGGGACCGGGTGCCCCTGACGCTGTGTCCGCTGTCGAACGTGCGGCTGCGCGCCATCGACGTACTGGAGGACCACCCGCTGCCGCGGATGATGGACGCCGGTCTGCTCTGCACGGTGAACTCCGACGACCCGTCCTACTTCGGCGGGTACGTCGGAGACACCTTCCACGCGGTCCACGAGGCGCTCGCGCTCGACCACGAGCGGCTGCGCGAGCTCGCCCGCAACTCGTTCGTCGCGTCGTTCCTCGACGACGACGAGGAGCTGCGCTCGCGCTACCTCGCCGAGGTCGACGCGTTCGCGTTCGACGACTGA
- a CDS encoding MFS transporter: MSRRTPRPLVALFTAGYLAPYLLPTVVGRLGDSLHLPPAQAGLIGSALLMSSAAAGFTFAGRVDRVGPRTLARAGLLLAALGYSAAAATSFVPLVVIGAMAGGFGSGTATTVAATGIAGQRDPHRASTLGLLSVSALAGALYLTMPHLGTGHALPFAAIALTALATWPATSGLESGTAQLPTPAGQPRAAGPLPFRRSGLVLAAAMLCWSMAQNSLWGVSSRIGTDQAGLTEITVGAVFAVALGTALVGVLGAGALGSRLGRAAPIGAGTALIACCIVVSARADDLTSFATGEIAWNTLYPVVLSYLIGLAASLDPRGRWAVLVGSAASLGTACGPLTGSVLSQTAGYPAMGTTLAVALLVLALPLTAVALHTSGSPLLRPGTVRRRGGAPAALVAGVTGAPAGAVPQMGAPEQPVVEITVSTPQPAPTQEEFSTAGPRGGSAGLGQSSNANASTSAR, encoded by the coding sequence GTGTCCCGCCGCACCCCCCGGCCCCTTGTCGCTCTCTTCACGGCCGGTTATCTGGCCCCGTATCTGCTGCCCACCGTCGTGGGCCGCCTCGGCGACAGCCTCCATCTCCCCCCGGCGCAGGCGGGCCTCATCGGCAGTGCGCTGCTGATGAGTTCGGCCGCGGCGGGCTTCACCTTCGCCGGCCGTGTGGACCGCGTGGGCCCCCGCACCCTCGCGAGAGCGGGCCTGCTGCTCGCGGCACTGGGATACAGCGCCGCCGCGGCGACGTCCTTCGTACCGCTGGTGGTCATCGGCGCGATGGCCGGAGGCTTCGGCTCGGGCACCGCGACGACGGTCGCCGCGACGGGAATCGCCGGGCAGCGCGACCCGCACCGGGCGTCGACGCTGGGCCTGCTCAGTGTCTCGGCGCTGGCGGGCGCGCTGTATCTGACGATGCCGCATCTGGGCACCGGGCACGCGCTGCCGTTCGCGGCGATCGCGCTGACGGCGCTGGCGACGTGGCCGGCGACCTCCGGTCTGGAGAGCGGCACCGCCCAACTCCCCACCCCGGCCGGGCAGCCCAGGGCCGCCGGCCCTCTCCCCTTCCGCCGCTCGGGTCTGGTCCTCGCCGCGGCGATGCTCTGCTGGTCGATGGCGCAGAACTCCCTGTGGGGCGTCAGCAGCCGCATCGGCACGGACCAGGCGGGCCTGACGGAGATCACCGTCGGCGCGGTCTTCGCGGTGGCGCTCGGCACGGCGCTCGTGGGCGTCCTCGGCGCGGGAGCGCTCGGGTCCAGGCTCGGCCGCGCCGCCCCGATCGGCGCGGGCACGGCACTGATCGCGTGCTGCATCGTGGTGAGCGCCCGCGCGGACGACCTCACGTCGTTCGCGACCGGTGAGATCGCGTGGAACACGCTGTACCCGGTCGTCCTGTCGTATCTGATCGGCCTGGCCGCGTCCCTGGACCCGCGCGGCCGCTGGGCGGTCCTCGTCGGCTCGGCGGCGTCGCTCGGCACGGCCTGCGGGCCGCTCACCGGCAGCGTCCTCTCGCAGACGGCGGGCTATCCGGCGATGGGCACGACGCTCGCCGTGGCGCTGCTCGTCCTGGCGCTGCCGCTCACGGCGGTGGCGCTGCACACGAGCGGCAGCCCGCTGCTGCGGCCCGGCACGGTCCGCAGGCGGGGCGGCGCCCCCGCCGCCCTGGTGGCCGGCGTGACGGGCGCCCCGGCGGGCGCGGTCCCGCAGATGGGCGCGCCGGAGCAGCCCGTCGTGGAGATCACGGTGAGCACGCCCCAACCGGCCCCGACGCAGGAGGAGTTCTCCACGGCGGGACCGCGGGGCGGTTCGGCGGGACTCGGTCAGTCGTCGAACGCGAACGCGTCGACCTCGGCGAGGTAG
- a CDS encoding carbohydrate kinase family protein, translated as MNSNDPAHVDPLARLRTPADPPCDVYLTGTVFLDIIFTGLDSAPVRGTESWARGMGSSPGGVANMATALARLGLRTSLAAAFGDDHYGEYCWDSLEQGEGIDLTSSRTVAGWHSPVTVSMAYEGERTMVSHGHEPPPEEPAPECPPRARAAVASLAPGVSEPWIATAAGRGTRIFGDVGWDDTGSWDLSSLDDLSRCEAFLPNAEEAMRYTRTSCPRAAAHALAEHVPLAVVTLGAEGAYAVDARSGETASVPAIEVAALDPTGAGDVFVAGFVTGTLAGWPLADRLAFAGLTAALSVQEFGGSLSAPGWSEIAAWWRHVQAYDDQEPAALRRYAFLEALLPEASRPWPLRRAVPTIGFGRSV; from the coding sequence GTGAACTCCAACGACCCGGCGCATGTGGATCCGCTCGCTCGGCTGCGCACCCCCGCCGATCCGCCCTGCGACGTCTATCTGACGGGGACCGTCTTCCTCGACATCATCTTCACGGGGCTGGACAGCGCCCCCGTGCGGGGCACCGAGTCGTGGGCGCGCGGCATGGGGTCCAGCCCCGGTGGCGTCGCCAACATGGCCACCGCCCTCGCGCGGCTCGGGCTGCGGACGTCGCTGGCCGCCGCCTTCGGGGACGACCACTACGGCGAGTACTGCTGGGACAGCCTGGAGCAGGGCGAGGGTATCGACCTGACGTCGTCGCGGACCGTCGCCGGCTGGCACTCGCCCGTCACCGTCTCCATGGCGTACGAGGGCGAGCGGACCATGGTCAGTCACGGCCACGAGCCGCCGCCGGAGGAGCCCGCCCCCGAGTGCCCGCCGCGGGCGCGGGCCGCCGTCGCGTCCCTGGCCCCCGGGGTGAGCGAGCCCTGGATCGCCACGGCCGCGGGCCGCGGGACGCGGATCTTCGGTGACGTGGGCTGGGACGACACGGGCAGCTGGGACCTGAGCTCCCTCGACGACCTGTCGCGCTGCGAGGCCTTCCTGCCGAACGCCGAGGAAGCCATGCGCTACACCCGTACGTCCTGCCCCCGGGCCGCCGCGCATGCCCTGGCCGAACACGTGCCGCTGGCCGTGGTCACCCTGGGTGCCGAGGGCGCCTACGCCGTGGACGCCCGGAGCGGGGAGACCGCCTCCGTGCCCGCCATCGAGGTAGCCGCACTCGACCCCACCGGCGCAGGGGACGTGTTCGTCGCCGGGTTCGTGACCGGGACGCTCGCGGGGTGGCCGCTGGCCGACCGGCTCGCCTTCGCCGGACTGACCGCGGCCCTGTCCGTGCAGGAGTTCGGCGGATCGCTGTCCGCGCCCGGCTGGTCGGAGATCGCCGCCTGGTGGCGGCATGTGCAGGCCTACGACGACCAGGAGCCCGCGGCCCTGCGCCGGTACGCCTTCCTGGAGGCGCTGCTGCCCGAGGCGAGCCGGCCGTGGCCCCTGCGGCGTGCGGTGCCGACGATCGGCTTCGGGCGGTCCGTGTAG
- a CDS encoding PhoH family protein, translating to MTQTPTAQARAHFTVPANHPMVTVLGSGDALLRVIEKAFPAADIHVRGNEISAAGDAKEVALIQRVFDEMMLVLRTGQPMTEDAVERSIAMLKASENGEGDGQETPAEVLTQNILSSRGRTIRPKTLNQKRYVDAIDKHTVVFGIGPAGTGKTYLAMAKAVQALQSKQVNRIILTRPAVEAGERLGFLPGTLYEKIDPYLRPLYDALHDMLDPDSIPRLMAAGTIEVAPLAYMRGRTLNDAFIILDEAQNTSAEQMKMFLTRLGFDSKIVVTGDVTQVDLPSGTKSGLRQVQDILEGLDDVHFSRLTSQDVVRHKLVGRIVDAYEKYDSQHGTENGSHQGRGRGK from the coding sequence ATGACTCAGACACCCACCGCTCAGGCGCGAGCGCATTTCACGGTCCCGGCGAACCACCCCATGGTGACCGTCCTCGGATCCGGTGACGCGCTCCTTCGCGTGATCGAGAAGGCCTTCCCGGCGGCCGACATCCATGTCCGGGGCAATGAGATCAGCGCTGCGGGCGACGCGAAGGAAGTCGCCCTCATCCAGCGCGTGTTCGACGAGATGATGCTGGTGCTCCGCACCGGACAGCCGATGACGGAGGACGCAGTGGAACGCTCGATCGCCATGCTCAAGGCGAGCGAGAACGGGGAGGGTGACGGCCAGGAGACCCCGGCCGAGGTTCTCACTCAGAACATTCTCTCGTCGCGGGGCCGGACCATCCGTCCGAAGACCCTCAACCAGAAGCGCTACGTCGACGCCATCGACAAGCACACCGTCGTCTTCGGGATCGGCCCCGCCGGTACGGGCAAGACCTATCTCGCGATGGCCAAGGCCGTGCAGGCCCTGCAGTCCAAGCAGGTCAACCGCATCATCCTGACGCGGCCCGCCGTGGAGGCGGGGGAGCGGCTCGGATTCCTGCCGGGCACGCTCTACGAGAAGATCGACCCCTATCTGCGCCCGCTGTACGACGCGCTGCACGACATGCTCGACCCGGACTCCATCCCCCGTCTGATGGCCGCGGGGACCATCGAAGTGGCGCCGCTGGCCTACATGCGAGGCCGCACGCTGAACGACGCCTTCATCATCCTGGACGAGGCGCAGAACACGAGCGCCGAGCAGATGAAGATGTTCCTCACCCGGCTCGGCTTCGACTCGAAGATCGTCGTCACGGGTGACGTGACACAGGTCGACCTGCCGAGCGGCACGAAGAGCGGCCTGCGGCAGGTCCAGGACATCCTGGAGGGCCTCGACGACGTCCACTTCTCGCGGCTCACGTCCCAGGATGTCGTCCGGCACAAGCTCGTCGGCCGTATCGTCGACGCGTACGAGAAGTACGACAGCCAGCACGGCACCGAGAACGGCTCGCACCAGGGCCGCGGCAGAGGGAAGTAG
- the ybeY gene encoding rRNA maturation RNase YbeY: MSIDVNNESGTEVDEQAILDIARYALARMRIHPLSELSVIVVDADAMEQLHVQWMDLPGPTDVMSFPMDELRPPSKDDEEPPQGLLGDIVLCPEVAKKQGEDAPTQHSMDEELQLLTVHGVLHLLGYDHEEPDEKAEMFGLQAAIVDGWRGDKGLTGPSPAPTVS, translated from the coding sequence ATGTCGATCGACGTCAACAACGAGTCCGGAACCGAGGTCGACGAGCAGGCGATCCTCGACATCGCCCGCTACGCGCTCGCGCGGATGCGCATCCACCCGCTCTCCGAGCTCTCGGTGATCGTCGTGGACGCTGACGCCATGGAGCAGCTGCACGTGCAGTGGATGGACCTGCCGGGGCCCACGGATGTCATGTCGTTCCCGATGGACGAGCTGCGGCCGCCGTCGAAGGACGACGAGGAGCCCCCGCAGGGCCTGCTCGGCGACATCGTGCTGTGCCCGGAGGTCGCGAAGAAGCAGGGCGAGGACGCGCCCACGCAGCACTCCATGGACGAGGAGCTTCAGCTGCTCACCGTGCACGGCGTGCTGCACCTGCTCGGTTACGACCACGAGGAGCCCGACGAGAAGGCCGAGATGTTCGGGCTTCAGGCGGCCATCGTGGACGGGTGGCGTGGTGACAAGGGCCTGACCGGTCCGTCTCCCGCGCCCACCGTGTCATGA
- a CDS encoding hemolysin family protein: protein MSPSLVAGAVALVVVAWLAACAEAGIARTSSFRAEEAVRSGRRGSDRLAQVAADPTRYLNVALLVRVACEMAAASLVTYACLQEFDATWEALAVAIGVMVLVSYVAVGVSPRTIGRQHPLNTATAAAYVLLPLARIMGPIPPLLILIGNALTPGKGFRRGPFASEAELRAMVDLAEKESLIEDEERRMVHSVFELGDTLVREVMVPRTDLVAIERYKTIRQALTLALRSGFSRIPVTGESEDDVVGIVYLKDLARKTHISRDAESELVSTAMRPATFVPDTKNAGDLLREMQQLRNHVAVVIDEYGGTAGIVTIEDILEEIVGEITDEYDRELPPVQDLGDERFRVTARLDIGDLGELYGIEEYDDEDVETVGGLLAKALGRVPIAEASSVVELPDGRALRLTAEAAAGRRNKIVTVLVEPVGAEGE from the coding sequence ATGAGTCCTTCGCTCGTCGCGGGCGCCGTCGCCCTCGTCGTGGTCGCCTGGCTGGCGGCCTGCGCCGAGGCCGGCATCGCCCGCACCTCCAGCTTCCGCGCCGAGGAGGCCGTCCGGTCCGGGCGGCGCGGCAGCGACCGGCTCGCCCAGGTGGCCGCCGACCCGACCCGCTATCTGAACGTGGCCCTGCTGGTCAGGGTCGCCTGCGAGATGGCCGCCGCCTCACTGGTCACGTACGCCTGTCTCCAGGAGTTCGACGCGACCTGGGAGGCGCTGGCCGTCGCCATCGGCGTGATGGTGCTCGTCTCGTACGTGGCCGTCGGCGTCTCGCCCCGCACCATCGGGCGCCAGCACCCGCTGAACACGGCCACGGCCGCCGCGTACGTGCTGCTGCCGCTGGCCCGGATCATGGGGCCCATTCCGCCGCTGCTCATCCTCATCGGCAACGCCCTGACCCCCGGAAAGGGGTTCAGGCGCGGGCCCTTCGCCTCCGAGGCCGAGCTGCGCGCCATGGTCGACCTCGCCGAGAAGGAGTCCCTCATCGAGGACGAGGAGCGCCGCATGGTGCACTCCGTCTTCGAGCTGGGGGACACCCTGGTCCGCGAAGTCATGGTCCCCCGCACCGACTTGGTCGCCATCGAGCGGTACAAGACGATCCGGCAGGCGCTCACGCTGGCGCTGCGGTCCGGGTTCTCCCGCATCCCGGTCACCGGCGAGAGCGAGGACGACGTCGTCGGCATCGTGTATCTCAAGGACCTGGCGCGCAAGACGCACATCAGCAGGGACGCCGAGAGCGAGCTCGTCTCGACCGCGATGCGGCCCGCCACGTTCGTGCCCGACACGAAGAACGCGGGCGACCTCCTGCGCGAGATGCAGCAGCTGCGCAACCACGTCGCCGTCGTGATCGACGAGTACGGCGGCACCGCGGGCATCGTCACCATCGAGGACATCCTCGAGGAGATCGTCGGCGAGATCACCGACGAGTACGACCGCGAACTCCCGCCGGTGCAGGACCTCGGCGACGAACGCTTCCGCGTGACCGCCCGCCTCGACATCGGCGACCTCGGCGAGCTGTACGGCATCGAGGAGTACGACGACGAGGACGTGGAGACCGTCGGCGGGCTCCTCGCCAAGGCGCTCGGCCGCGTGCCGATCGCGGAGGCCTCGTCCGTCGTCGAACTGCCCGACGGGCGGGCGCTGCGGCTCACCGCGGAGGCCGCCGCGGGCCGGCGCAACAAGATCGTGACCGTGCTCGTGGAGCCGGTGGGCGCAGAGGGGGAGTGA
- a CDS encoding MmcQ/YjbR family DNA-binding protein has product MTPQELRTLCLSFNAAVEEFPFNPDTSVFKVLGKLFALTNLDARPLTVNLKCDPEDAVRLRAEHDAVVPGWHMNKRHWNTVTVGELPDRMVRELVEDSYDLVVAGLPRAERLKLDRG; this is encoded by the coding sequence GTGACGCCGCAGGAGCTGCGCACCTTGTGTCTGTCGTTCAACGCGGCCGTCGAGGAGTTCCCGTTCAACCCCGACACGTCCGTCTTCAAGGTCCTGGGCAAGCTCTTCGCCCTGACGAACCTGGACGCGCGGCCCCTCACCGTCAACCTCAAGTGCGATCCCGAGGACGCGGTGCGCCTGCGCGCCGAGCACGATGCGGTCGTGCCCGGCTGGCACATGAACAAGCGGCACTGGAACACGGTGACCGTCGGCGAACTCCCGGACAGGATGGTCCGCGAGCTCGTGGAGGACTCGTACGACCTCGTGGTGGCCGGCCTGCCGAGGGCCGAGCGCCTCAAGCTCGACCGTGGCTGA
- a CDS encoding cytidine deaminase, giving the protein MTESNDLTAEDRKIVTLARSARARNGVPEGAAVRDETGRTYVAGTVSLDSLKLSALRTAVAMAVASGAQSLEAAAVVSDGPEVDGEDLAAVRDLGGAGTPVFLAGPDGVVHGAVAAG; this is encoded by the coding sequence ATGACTGAGAGCAACGACCTCACCGCCGAGGACCGCAAGATCGTCACGCTGGCGCGCAGCGCCCGCGCTCGCAACGGTGTGCCCGAGGGGGCCGCCGTACGGGACGAGACGGGGCGCACGTACGTGGCGGGGACCGTCTCGCTGGACTCCCTGAAGCTTTCCGCGCTGCGGACCGCCGTCGCGATGGCCGTGGCTTCGGGGGCGCAGTCGCTGGAGGCCGCCGCCGTCGTCTCCGACGGCCCGGAGGTCGACGGGGAGGATCTGGCGGCGGTGCGGGATCTCGGCGGCGCGGGTACGCCGGTGTTCCTCGCGGGGCCCGACGGCGTGGTGCACGGGGCCGTGGCCGCCGGCTGA
- a CDS encoding P-II family nitrogen regulator — MKLVTAIVKPFRLDEVKTALQELGVQGLTVTEASGYGRQRGHTEVYRGAEYRIDLVPKIRIEVVIEDADLDPVIDAIVSAAQTGKIGDGKVWAVPVETVVRVRTGERGPDAV; from the coding sequence ATGAAGCTCGTGACCGCGATCGTCAAGCCGTTCCGCCTGGACGAGGTGAAGACCGCGCTCCAGGAGCTCGGCGTGCAGGGCCTGACCGTCACGGAGGCCAGCGGGTACGGGCGCCAGCGCGGCCACACCGAGGTCTACCGCGGGGCCGAGTACCGGATCGACCTCGTCCCCAAGATCCGGATCGAGGTCGTCATCGAGGACGCGGACCTCGACCCGGTCATCGACGCGATCGTGAGCGCGGCGCAGACCGGGAAGATCGGTGACGGCAAGGTGTGGGCGGTCCCGGTGGAGACCGTCGTCCGTGTACGGACGGGCGAGCGGGGGCCGGACGCGGTGTAG
- a CDS encoding ammonium transporter, giving the protein MTENAPLAAAGLDTGDTAWLLAATALVLLMTPGLALFYGGMVRTKSVLNMLLMSFVSIALVTVVWLVAGYSLAFGDDAFAGLIGGLEHAGMAGITPHSLTGTVPTFLFSTFELTFAFLTAALISGAVADRTKFAAWLVFVPVWTLLVYVPVAHWVWGPGGWISQSLGGLDFAGGLVVEIASGASGLALCLVLGPRLGFKKEAMRPHNLPMVMTGAGLLWFGWLGFNGGSALAANGVAAASVLNTLIAGCTGLLGWLFVEHKRDGHPTTFGAASGAVAGLVAITPACGVVGVLGACVVGLVAGVVCSYAVAWKFRFDYDDSLDVVGVHFVGGVVGTLLIGLFATATMTGGKEGLFYGGGFGQLGRQALAVLTVAAYTFLVTYGIGKAIDRAMGFRASADEELTGLDQTVHAESAYDHGVQAGHPAPHTAHSALSKEPPA; this is encoded by the coding sequence CTGACCGAGAACGCGCCGCTGGCCGCCGCCGGCCTCGACACAGGCGACACCGCGTGGCTGCTGGCCGCGACCGCGCTCGTCCTCCTGATGACGCCGGGCCTGGCCCTCTTCTACGGCGGCATGGTCCGCACGAAGAGCGTCCTGAACATGCTGCTGATGTCGTTCGTGTCGATCGCGCTGGTCACCGTCGTCTGGCTGGTCGCCGGCTACTCGCTCGCGTTCGGCGACGACGCGTTCGCGGGCCTCATCGGCGGTCTGGAGCACGCGGGCATGGCGGGCATCACCCCGCACAGCCTGACCGGCACGGTCCCCACGTTCCTGTTCTCCACCTTCGAGCTCACCTTCGCGTTCCTGACGGCCGCGCTGATCAGCGGCGCGGTCGCGGACCGCACGAAGTTCGCGGCCTGGCTGGTGTTCGTACCGGTGTGGACGCTGCTCGTATACGTTCCCGTGGCGCACTGGGTGTGGGGTCCCGGCGGCTGGATCTCGCAGTCGCTCGGCGGGCTCGACTTCGCGGGCGGCCTCGTCGTGGAGATCGCCTCGGGCGCGTCCGGTCTGGCCCTGTGCCTGGTCCTGGGCCCGCGTCTCGGCTTCAAGAAGGAGGCGATGCGCCCGCACAACCTGCCGATGGTGATGACGGGCGCGGGTCTGCTCTGGTTCGGCTGGCTCGGCTTCAACGGCGGCTCGGCGCTCGCCGCGAACGGTGTGGCGGCCGCCTCCGTCCTCAACACGCTGATCGCGGGCTGCACCGGCCTGCTCGGCTGGCTCTTCGTGGAGCACAAGCGCGACGGTCACCCCACGACGTTCGGCGCCGCGTCCGGTGCCGTCGCCGGCCTGGTCGCGATCACCCCGGCATGCGGCGTGGTCGGCGTGCTGGGCGCCTGCGTGGTGGGTCTGGTGGCGGGCGTCGTCTGCTCGTACGCCGTCGCGTGGAAGTTCCGCTTCGACTACGACGACTCGCTGGACGTCGTCGGTGTGCACTTCGTCGGCGGGGTCGTCGGCACCCTGCTGATCGGCCTGTTCGCGACGGCCACGATGACCGGCGGCAAGGAGGGCCTGTTCTACGGGGGCGGGTTCGGGCAGCTCGGCAGGCAGGCGCTCGCCGTGCTCACCGTCGCGGCGTACACGTTCCTGGTGACGTACGGGATCGGCAAGGCGATCGACCGGGCGATGGGCTTCCGGGCCTCCGCCGACGAGGAGCTGACGGGCCTCGACCAGACGGTGCACGCGGAGAGCGCCTACGATCACGGCGTCCAAGCCGGACACCCCGCCCCGCACACCGCCCACTCCGCCCTGTCGAAGGAGCCCCCCGCATGA
- the era gene encoding GTPase Era translates to MGAMSVRTQSSEPSGEASHRAGFACFVGRPNAGKSTLTNALVGKKVAITADQPQTTRHTVRGIVHRPDAQLILVDTPGLHKPRTLLGQRLNDVVRTTWAEVDVIGFCLPANEKLGPGDRFIAKELASIKKTPKVAIVTKTDLVDSKQLAEQLIAIDQLGKELGFEWAEIVPVSAVGDKQVGLLADLLVPLLPKGPALYPEGDLTDEPEQVMVAELIREAALEGVRDELPHSIAVVVEEMLPREDRPADRPLLDIHAFVYIERPSQKGIIIGPKGKRLKDVGIKSRKQIEALLGTPVFLDLHVKVAKDWQRDPRQLRKLGF, encoded by the coding sequence ATGGGCGCCATGAGCGTTCGTACCCAGTCATCCGAGCCGTCCGGGGAAGCGTCCCACCGGGCCGGCTTCGCCTGCTTCGTCGGCCGCCCCAACGCGGGCAAGTCCACCCTCACGAATGCTCTGGTCGGCAAGAAGGTCGCGATCACCGCGGACCAGCCGCAGACCACGCGGCACACGGTGCGCGGCATCGTGCACCGGCCCGACGCCCAGCTGATCCTGGTCGACACCCCGGGCCTGCACAAACCGCGCACGCTGCTGGGCCAGCGGCTCAACGACGTCGTGCGCACGACGTGGGCCGAGGTCGACGTCATCGGCTTCTGCCTGCCCGCGAACGAGAAGCTCGGCCCCGGCGACCGCTTCATCGCCAAGGAGCTCGCCTCCATCAAGAAGACGCCGAAGGTCGCGATCGTCACCAAGACCGACCTGGTCGACAGCAAGCAGCTCGCCGAGCAGCTCATCGCCATCGACCAGCTCGGCAAGGAGCTCGGCTTCGAGTGGGCGGAGATCGTGCCCGTCTCGGCCGTCGGCGACAAGCAGGTCGGCCTGCTCGCCGACCTGCTCGTCCCGCTGCTGCCGAAGGGACCCGCGCTCTACCCGGAGGGCGACCTCACGGACGAGCCCGAGCAGGTCATGGTGGCGGAGCTGATCCGCGAGGCCGCGCTGGAGGGTGTGCGTGACGAGCTGCCGCACTCCATCGCCGTCGTCGTCGAGGAGATGCTGCCGCGCGAGGACCGCCCGGCGGACAGGCCGCTCCTCGACATCCACGCCTTCGTCTACATCGAGCGCCCCAGCCAGAAGGGCATCATCATCGGCCCGAAGGGCAAGCGCCTCAAGGACGTGGGCATCAAGTCCCGCAAGCAGATCGAGGCCCTCCTCGGCACCCCCGTCTTCCTGGACCTGCACGTGAAGGTCGCGAAGGACTGGCAGCGCGACCCGAGGCAGCTGCGCAAGCTGGGGTTCTGA
- a CDS encoding helix-turn-helix transcriptional regulator, producing the protein MNRAELADFLRRSRARLAPSDVGLTAGSRRRTPGLRREEVAQLAGMSTDYYTRLEQRRGSHPSRQMLTALARALRLDDAERDHLFHLAGEEPPRPGRSSGHVRPGLLLILDRLHDLPASVISDWGEMLAQNTMSVALTGDHTGRNVIRDWFTNPATRPMFPPENHEAHARAHVASLRKVAAARPDDPGPAALVAELRAGSKEFEELWQSHDVVVRRPSPKRFLHPVVGALDLDCEVLLSDGHDQQLVVHSARPGTEAYERLELLRVVGLQDLTPSTYES; encoded by the coding sequence GTGAACCGAGCCGAACTCGCCGACTTCCTGCGCCGCTCCCGCGCCCGCCTGGCGCCCTCCGACGTGGGCCTGACCGCGGGCTCGCGGCGCCGCACGCCGGGGCTGCGCCGCGAGGAGGTGGCACAGCTCGCCGGGATGTCCACGGACTACTACACGCGCCTGGAGCAGCGCCGCGGCTCCCATCCGTCACGGCAGATGCTGACGGCGCTGGCCCGTGCGCTGCGCCTCGACGACGCCGAGCGCGACCATCTGTTCCATCTGGCGGGCGAGGAGCCGCCCCGTCCTGGCCGTTCCTCCGGGCATGTGCGGCCTGGGCTGCTGCTGATTCTGGACCGGCTGCACGATCTCCCGGCGTCGGTGATCAGCGACTGGGGCGAGATGCTCGCCCAGAACACGATGTCGGTGGCCCTGACCGGCGACCACACCGGCAGGAACGTGATCCGCGACTGGTTCACGAACCCGGCGACCCGGCCCATGTTCCCGCCCGAGAACCACGAGGCGCACGCCCGCGCCCACGTGGCGAGCCTGCGGAAGGTCGCCGCGGCCCGCCCGGACGACCCGGGCCCGGCCGCCCTGGTGGCCGAACTGCGCGCCGGATCAAAGGAGTTCGAGGAGCTGTGGCAGTCCCACGACGTCGTGGTGCGCCGCCCCTCGCCGAAGCGCTTCCTGCACCCCGTGGTCGGCGCCCTCGACCTCGACTGCGAGGTACTGCTCAGCGACGGCCACGACCAGCAGCTCGTCGTGCACTCGGCACGACCGGGCACGGAGGCGTACGAACGCCTGGAGCTGCTGAGGGTCGTGGGCCTCCAGGACCTGACCCCGAGCACGTACGAGAGCTAG